Genomic window (Sphingomonas sp. HF-S4):
CGGGCTCCAAGGTCCAGCAGGTCATCGAGAGCCTCGCCAACCGCCCCGAGCGGAAGATCCTGATCCTCAACAAGGTCGATATCGCCGACAAGCCGCGGTTGCTCGGCCACGCCGCCAAGCTCAATGAAATGCTGCCCTTCGACGAGACCTTTTTCGTCAGCGCGCAGACCGGCGACGGCGTGCCCGAGCTCAAGGCCGCGCTGGCCAAGGTGATGCCGGCGAGCGCATGGCATTTCCCCGAGGACCAGGTATCCGACGCGACCGAGCGGATGATCGCCGCCGAAGTGACGCGCGAGCAGCTCTATCTCCAGCTGCACGCCGAGCTGCCTTATGCCAGCGCGATCGAGACCGAGAAATATTCGGAGCGGCCCGACGGCTCGGTCGAGATCCACCAGCAGATCCTCGTCGCGCGCGACACCCAGCGCGCGATCGTGCTCGGCAAGGGCGGCGCGCGAATCAAGGAGATCGGCGCCCGCGCCCGCGCCGAGCTGTCGCGGATCATGGGGGTGCCGGTGCACCTCTACCTCCACGTCAAGGTCAACCCGAAATGGGAAGAGGACCGCGGGCTCTATCGCGAGATCGGGCTCGACTGGGTCGACTGACTCAGAACTTCCTCGACCCATTCGGGCACCAGCGTCCCCGCCGGCCCCATCCGGCTCTCCTCGAACCAGATGCTCCCCTCGGATGGATCGAGATTGAGCTCTAGAGTCGCCGCGCCGCGATGCCGTGCGGTCTGGACGAAGCCTGCGGCGGGATAGACCGCCCCCGACGTCCCGATCGACACGAACAGATCGGCCTGGGCAAGCGCCGCCTCGATCCGCTCCATCTGGTACGGCATCTCGCCGAAGAACACGATGTCGGGGCGCAGCGCCGGCGTTCCGCAATTGGGGCATTCGCTCTCAGGCGGCAGCGGCGCGTCCCAGCGCTCGCGCACCCCGCAAGCCGCGCACAATGCCGACTTCAACTCGCCATGCATGTGCAGCAGCCGCTGCGATCCGGCGCGTTCGTGCAGGTCGTCGACATTCTGGGTGACCAGCAGCAGCTCGCCCGGCCACTGCGCTTCAAGCCGCGCCAGCGCCAGATGCGCGGCGTTGGGCTCGACCTGCGCCAGCTTGGCGCGACGCTCGTCGTAGAAGCGATGGACCAGCTCGGCGTCGCGCGCCAGCGCCTGGGGCGTGCAGACATCCTCGACGCGATGCCCCTCCCACAGCCCGCCGGGCCCGCGAAAGGTCGCGACGCCGCTCTCGGCGGAGACGCCGGCGCCGGTGAGGATGACGATGCTGTGGAAGTCGGCCATCCGTACTCCCTACAAGCTGCCATGCCGCTGCCGCAAATCGAGGGTTGAATGCGGGCACCCTTGGAGTGCCTGCCCGATGCTGCTCGCCTTGTTGCTCGCCCTCCAGGACCGCCCGGTATTCCCCGGTGGCGAAGAGGACGGCACGCGAACGATCGCCACCACGCCCAATTGCGACAAGGCAGGTGACGAAATCGTGGTGTGCGGCACCGCCGACCCGGAGCAGTACCGGCTGCGCAAGGTCGCGCCGCGCTATGTCGAGCCGCTGGTACGCGCGGCGGTGCAGGTCGGGCCGGGCGAAGTCGCGGTCGAGGGCGAGCAGCGCAACTTCCCCGGCGCTACCGCTCCGGCCGCGACGGTCCGTTTCCGGATGCCGCTGGGCAAGAAACCTAAATAGCCCCTGTCGCGCAGCCCCCCGATTGTGCCACAGCGTGGGGCATGACAAGCATCGGTATTTTCGGGAGCATGGGGCGCATGGGGCAGGCGATCGCCGCGGTCGCGCCCAGCCTGGGCGCGCAGGTCGCGGGCGGCGCGGACATGGGCGACAATCCCGTCGATCTCGCCCGCAAAGCCGATGTGCTGGTCGATTTCTCGGCCCCCGCCGCGCTCGAGGCGCATCTCGCCGCGGCGCGCGCGGCGTGGACTCCGATCATGGTCGGCACCACCGGCCTCGGCGCGCACCACCACGCGCTGATCGATGCCGCCGCGGCCGAGATCGCCGTGCTCCAGACCGGCAATACCTCGGTCGGCGTTGGCCTGCTCGCCCGGCTGGTGCGCGAGGCCGCGGCGCGGCTCGGGGCCGACTGGGACATCGAGATCGTCGAGATGCATCACCGCAACAAGGCCGACGCGCCCTCGGGCACCGCGCTGATTCTCGGTAACGCCGCGGCGCACGGCATCGGCACCACGCTGACCGAGGCGGGGGTCAGCGATCGCGCCGGGCTCACCGGCCCGCGCGCCGACGGGACGATCGGCATGGCGAGCCTGCGCGGCGGATCGGTGATCGGCGATCACAGCGTCATCTTCGCCACCGCGGGGGAGCGGATCGAACTCACGCATCGCGCCGACGATCGTGCGATCTTCGCGCGCGGCGCGGTCCAGGCGGCGCTCTGGCTCAAGGGCCAGCAGCCCGGCCGCTACACGATGGACCAGGTACTCGGCCTTTGAACAAGGCGGAGATCGTCGAGTTCTTCGCGCGGCTCGCGGCGGACAACCCGCATCCCGAGACCGAGCTCGAATACAGCAATCCCTACACGCTGCTCGTCGCGGTGGCGCTATCGGCGCAGATGACCGATGTGGGGGTCAACAAGGCGACGCGAAAGCTGTTCGCGCTGGCCGACACGCCCGAAAAGATGCTCGCGCTCGGCGAGGATACGCTGCGCGAGCATCTCCGCACGATCAATTTCTACAACACCAAGGTGAAGAACGTCCTCGCCCTCAGCCGCGCGCTGATCGAGCACCATGAAGGCGACGTCCCCGCGGATCGCGCGGCGCTCGAGGCGCTGCCCGGGGTCGGGCGCAAGACCGCGAACGTCGTGCTCAACACTGCCTTCGGCCGAGAGACCTTCGCAGTCGACACGCACATCTTCCGCGTCGGCAACCGCACCGGCCTCGCCCGCGGCAAGACTCCGCTCGACGTCGAATCGAAGCTCGAGAAGCGCGTCCCCCAGCCCTTCCGCCTCCACGCGCATCACTGGCTGATCCTGCACGGCCGCTACACGTGCAAGGCGCGCACGCCCGAATGTTGGCGCTGCGTGGTGGCCGACCTGTGCGCCTACAAGCCCAAGACCCCAGCGCCCGCCGCGCGCAAGCAAGCGGCGCGCTGACAAAGGAAACGGCTGGCGCGCGCTGTTTTGCTTTGCTAGGCGCGGCTTCCAGGCACCCGTAGCTCAGCTGGATAGAGCGCTGCCCTCCGAAGGCAGAGGTCACAGGTTCGAATCCTGTCGGGTGCGCCACCTTGTTCGTTTACGCCTTCGATTTCAGCGTCTTGAGATCGCGAGTGGCTAACCGCTCGCGAAGGTTAGCCATCAGCTTCTCAGCAGGCGCGTCGCTCAGCAGTTCTTGCGACGCCGCGGTAGTGTACCGCGCGACCTCGCCATCGGTCGTGTGACCGGTCCACGCCTTGATCTCCTGGTTGCTGTACCCTGCCTCTGCGAAGCGCCGGGCGGCCGCCTTCCTGAGGCCATGGGCCGAGCAATCTATGAGGCTCGCCTGGTCGCACCAGTCCCGGAACTTGTTGCCGAAGCCCCTTGCGGGTGAAGGGCGCGTCCCCCTCGTTGAGCAGGAACAAGAGACCCCAGACGGCGCAGCAAGGATCGATTCAGCGAGCGCTCGATCCAGTCGCGCTCCCCGCGCCGCTGGCGCGCCAAGTGCGCCATAGATCGGCGGATGAGCTTGAGCCCGCTCTCGCGTCGCCCGGCAGCAACAGTGCCGCCTGCATCGCCTCGAACGCCTTCCGCACAGAATAGACGGACACATCGAAGCCGGCCGTCTTGTCCAGCAGCCCCGCCATTTGCGGCGGGATCGGCATGATGGGCCGCTGCTTTTTCTTCGCTTGGCCGCGCGGGTTCAGGCTCATCGCGCGAGCGTTCGAATGCCACTGGTCTCGCGCCCGGTGGGTCGACACATCGTGCGCCGTATCCGGCCGCGCCCAGGTCGCCACGCTGATCTGAAGGAAGCGGTGCAGCCGCTCGCGCTGCGCCCGGCGGCTATCTGCATCCTTAGGGCCGGGCCGGGCTTTGCCTAGGGCGCCACGCAGTAGCGGAACATCGCTGCCAGCGTCTTGACGTCAGCTCGGTGGACCGGCGTGCGGCTGACCTCCTCGGGCTTCTTGGCGGCGAAGGCGGCGGGGAACAGCGTATCCTTGCGCCCGTAGGCGAAGTTGATCGCTGCGGCGAGCTGTCGGACGCTCGCCTCGACCGTGCCAGGCGAGCGCTCGCGCTGCTCGCCGTTCGGCGATCCATGCGCGCAGCCAGGACATCCGCGCCGAGATCCATGCAGCTGCCAACGCCTCCGACGCCACTGCCGAGGACGTCTTCGCGATCGATATCACCGCTGGCTATCCGGCCGGGCCGATCAGCCCGCCGGCGGTACCTGCACAGGAAAGCTGATCATCGCCCACACCGATGTTAGCGCGCTCGCGCCCGCAATACGATCGCGAGCAACGACCGCTTGGTGACCCTTCGCGGCGGGATACCGTATCTCTTCAGCGGGCACTGCTTCCCATCGATGCGGATGGGGATATCGCGGGGCCCATACGCGCGACATAGAATGTCTTGGCAGTGCTCTACGCATAGGGCGATGTGAATTGGTGCCGATTCAGGTTCAAGGAGGATGCTTATCCTCCAGTCCGCGAGCTAGGCGCGGTGCTCCCGCGCCTTGCCCAGCGCCATGCGGAGGACATAATGCGCGCGGTCCGCGATCGTCCGTGGCTGCAGGACCGTGTCACGCGCCAGCTTCCACGCCATTATCGCCACGAATTGGGCAAGGTGGATGTAGACCGCCGCCGTCATGCGGGGAAAGCAGAATGCCGTCTCTGGCGCGCGCTTCACATCAATAACCAGGTGGACTCGATCAAGCTCACCCCCATTCACGGCAGCGTGCCGGCCGGAAGTGTCGATCGCCCAAACCTCTCCTACGGGCAGGTGATAGTCGCGGCGCTCGATGCGAAGCACAGCGCTGGCGTTCGTGCGCAGCGGAATATGGATTCGGGAAATTCCGAACAACAGGTTGCCCGATTGGTCCCGGTGTTCATGCTGTTCCGAGTGGGGCGCCATGTTGTAGTAATTGACCATGACGACGTTATGTCGACCGAGGCGGTCGAGCAGCTCTGTGAGGAGCGGGAGCTCGGCGACACGATCAGCACCGACCATATCGAAGATGCGAACCCCGGACCAAGCCGTTTGACCTTGATGGGCGCTAGTCAGGTCGCGCGCGCATATCGTGTGGAATTCCTCGTACAGCGCATCCGCATCGACTCGCTCGCCGGTGCGCAAAATGCAGGGATAGTTGCCCATCTACCGTTTCCTTCCCCAAATTCTGCGATGTTCACGACGAGATTGGACTCGCCAGCGATACCCCGAGAAAGCGACCCCCGCCGCAAGAACCGCCATAAGAAAGTAAGCGATGTAGTGGCGCATATCCTGAAAGCTGCGCCTGCGTTTGCGCTTTGTCTAGTTCAAACGATTCGCCCCCTCCCTCCGTCAGGCATCGCGATGCCTGACGGAGGGAGCGTGTGATGCCGATGCCGGACGTAACCCCGCTGTCAACGCAGGCTTCGGCTGGACCGCAGCGGGCGCGGGGGAGCATTCCTGACTTTGCTGGCGCTCATCGTTCGCCAGGTCGGACCGTGGAAAAAGCAAACATCGGAAGCGGAGGCGCGGTTGGCCGGCTTTCGTCCTTCCCGCTTGAAGCAACGCGCGCCGCCCATATCTAGGACGAAACGAAGCATGAAAGCCCTTTTCCCCAAAATGAACGACACTCTCACGCCCAAGGCGATCGTCGCCGCGCTCGATTCGCATATCATCGGCCAGAAGGACGCCAAGAAGGCCGTCGCCGTCGCGCTGCGCAATCGCTGGCGCCGCCAGCAGCTCAGCGCCGATCTCCGCGACGAGGTCACGCCCAAGAACATCCTGATGATCGGGCCGACCGGATGCGGCAAGACCGAGATCAGCCGCCGGCTGGCGAAGCTCGCCGACGCGCCCTTCGTGAAGGTGGAAGCGACCAAGTTCACCGAAGTCGGCTATGTCGGCCGCGACGTCGAGCAGATCGCACGCGACCTGGTCGAGGAAGCGATCCGGCTGGAGAAGGAGCGCCGCCGCGCCGCGGTCAAGGACAAGGCCGAGGAAGCCGCGATGGGCCGCCTGCTCGACGCACTCACCGGCAAGGACGCGTCGACCGCCACCCGCGAGGCATTCAAGCAGCGTTTCCACGACGGCGTGCTCGACAATACCGAGATCGAGATCGAAGTCGAGCAGGCCGCCGCCGCCCCGTTCGAGGTCCCCGGCGCGCCGATGCAGATGATCAACCTCGGCGAGATGATGAAGGGCCTGTCGGGCGGCACGCCGCTCAAGCGCCGGAAACTCAACGTCCGCGCCGCCTGGGACAAGCTGGTCGACGAAGAGGCCGACAAGCGGCTCGACCAGGACGAGGTGAGCCGCCAGGCACTCGCCGACGCCGAGGCCAACGGCATCGTCTTCCTCGACGAGATCGACAAGATCGCGGTGAGCGACGTGCGCGGCGGATCGGTCAGCCGCGAAGGCGTCCAGCGCGACCTGTTGCCGCTAATCGAGGGCACGACGGTCGCCACCAAATACGGCCCGATGAAGACCGATCACATCCTGTTCATCGCAAGCGGCGCGTTCCACGTCGCCAAGCCGAGCGACCTGCTCCCCGAGCTCCAGGGCCGCCTGCCGATCCGCGTGGAATTGAAGGCGCTGACCGAAGAGGATTTCGTCGCGATCCTCTCGGACACCAAGGCGAGCCTTGTCCAGCAATATGCCGCGCTGCTCGGCACTGAGGGCGTGCAGATCGATTTCACCGAGGACGGCATCCGCGCGGTCGCGAGGATCGCCGCGGAGGTCAACGGCGAGATCGAGAATATCGGCGCCCGCCGGCTCCAGACGGTGATGGAGAAGCTGCTCGAGGAAGTCAGCTTCGACGCCGAGGACCGCGCCGGATCGACGCTGGTGATCGATGCCGCCTATGTCGACGAGCAGCTCGCCGCCGTTGCGCGCAACACCGATCTGAGCCGCTACGTGCTGTAACGCGAAACTCCCCCGCGTTGGCGGGGGGAGAAATTGCACTATTGCTTCACATACGGCGTGAAGTCGCCGAACCGGCAAAACGCCCCCGGGATCTGACTGCCCCGGTCGACCGGCCGGAACAGGTCGTTCCGGCACACCTGCGAGCCATTCATCTCGACCACGAGGATGTCGTCCCGCCCGAGCGACGGGCACTCCGATGCCAGCGTGGTGCGCCACACCCGCTTGCCGTCGCGATACAGGATCGTCGTCTGGTCGATGATCTGCGGCCCGTTCATGCTGCTCGGCGACAGCGGCAGGCAGTTCTGCGGCTTGCCCGCGACCCGCCCTTCTAGTGCCTTGGCGAGATCGCGCGCGGCTTCAGCCTGGCGTGAGGCCTGCATCTCGGCATTGGCGGTGCAGCCCGCCAGCCCGAGCGCTCCCAGCATGATGAGCAGTCGCATGTGCCTCTCCTCTATTTCCGGCGCGTATAGGGCGTGAAGCCGCCCAGCGAACAGCTTCCCGAGATAAATCCGCCCATCGGCGCGCGCGTCTGGATCAGGTCGCCGTCGCAATATTGGCTGTTGAACGTGCGCGACACGACGATGTCGCCGCGGCGCAGACCTGGACAACTGCCGACCACGTCGTTGCGCCACATCCGCCCGCGCCCCGCGACATAGAGGATCGTGCCGGGAAAGGTGCGGATCTGCGTCACCTGGTCGTGCCGGATGCAGCGCAGCGGTTCGCCGGGCGTCAGCCCCGCCACCGCCTTGTCGAGCCTGGCTCGCTCGCGGGCATCCGATCGATCGCCGGCGGCGTTGGAAGCGGCGCATCCCGCGAGCAGCAGCAAGGCGGGGACGGTCAGACGGATCATCACACTCTCCTCATGCCCCTCAACGCCTCAGCCGCGAAATGCATCCTTGGCCGCGCGTCGCTCAGCGAGCTGTTCGGCGGTGTCGGCGCGCAGGAACGGGTTGGTCGCCCGCTCCAGCGCGATCGTCGTCGGCACCGTCGGTTCGCCTTCCGCGCGCGCGCGCTCGACTTCGATCATCCGCGCGGCGATCGCGGCGTTGCCGGGCTCGGCGACCAGCGCATATCTGCCGTTCGACTGGGTATATTCATGCGCACAATAGACGACGGTCTCGCCGGGCAATTCCCGCAACCGCTGCATGGCGGTGAACATCTGCGCCGGCGTCCCCTCGAACAACCGCCCGCAGCCCATTGCAAACAACGTATCCCCGACGAACACCGCGCCGTCCGCGGCGAACCAATAGGCGATATGCCCGGCGGTGTGTGCCGGAACTTCCCAGACCTGCGCGACATGCTCGCCGATCCGTACCTCGTCGCCCTCGGCCACCAGCCGGTCGGCTGTCGGGATCTTGGCTGCCTCCGCCGCCGGCGCGATGACCGGTACGCGCCACGCCGCCTTGAGCGCGGCGTTACCGCCGGTGTGATCGGGGTGCCAATGGGTGTTCCAGATCGCCGTCAGGCGCCAGCCCCGATCGGCGAGCACGCGTTCGACACTGTCGGGCTCCGCCGGATCGACCACGATTGTCTCGCCCGAGGCCGTATCGTGAACCAGCCAGATATAATTGTCGCTGAGCGCCGGCATCCGGACGATCTCGAGTGCGGCCATCAATCCTTCTCCTGTCCCAGCATCCGTGTCAGCGCTTCTGCGCCGATCGCCTGTACCCGCGCCGCGCCCGTTCCGGCCCAGAGCGGCGAATAGTCGCCGCTCCCCTCGGCTTCGGCCTTTGCGCGCAACGGCGCCAGCGCGTTCGAGGCATAGGGGAAAGCCGGCGCTTCGTCGCGCATCGGCCCGAGTTCGCGCATCAGCCGATTGCGAATTCCGCGCGCCTCGCGGCCCGACAGCAGATTGGTGAACGCGGCATCGCTGGCATCGGGGGTGCCGAGCAGCGCGCGATGCGGCGCTGATATCGCGCTCTCGGGCGTCGCAAGATAGGCGGTCCCGACCTGCACTGCCGCCGCACCCGCGGCCAGCGCCCCGCGGATGCCCGCCGCATCGACGATCCCGCCAGCTGCGATCGCCGGCACCCCGGTTGCCGCTACCACCGGCAGAAGGTCGGCGATCGGCGTCGGCCGATGGCGATCGAGGAACCAGCCGGCATGCCCGCCCGCCTCCTCGCCCTGCGCGATGATCGCGTCGCAGCCCCGCGCCGCCAGCCACGCCGCCTCCTCGGCGGTCGTGGCGTTGCCGAACACCTTCGCCACGGTCTTCACTCGCGCCAGCAGTGCCGCATCGGGTAGTCCGAAATGAAAGCTCACCACCTCGGGCCGCGCCCCCTCGATCACCGCGCACATCGCGTCGTCGAACGGCAGCCGCAGGGGTGGGGGATCGCCGGAAGTCACCTCCTCCTCGGCATAATAAGGCGCGAGCAACGCCCGCCACGCGGTGTCGTCGGGCGGCGCCGGCAGCCTATGGCAGAAGAAATTGAGGTTGAGAGGCCCGGACACCGCCGCGCGCACCTCGCCCACCTGCGCACGTACTTGTTCTGGCGTCAGCAACGCGCACGGCAGCGACCCCAGTGCACCACCCCGAATCGCCGCCACCGCCAATGCCGTCCCGCCCGCTCCCGCCATCGGCGCTTGCACGATCGGCAGTGCAGCGCCGATCCCTTCGAGGAAGCGCGCGGCGGGGTTCACCAGACGCCGGTGTTCGGCATCGACGCCCAGGGCTCGGCAGGGGGCAGGGGGTCGCCCGCCTGGAGCAGCTCGATCGAGATATTGTCGGGGGTGCGCACGAACGCCATGTTGCCGTCGCGCGGCGGGCGGTTGATCGTCACCCCACCGTCCATCAGCCGCTGGCAGCTCTCGTAGATATTGTCGACGCGATAGGCGAGGTGCCCGAAGTTGCGCCCGCCGCCATAGGCTTCGGGGGCGCTGCCGTCTTCCGCAGGCCAGTTATAGGTAAGCTCGACCTCGGCATCGGCGCGCTTGCCGGGACCGTTCGAATCCTCGGGCGCGGCGAGGAAGATCAGCGTGAACCGCCCCGCCGCGTTCTCGATCCGCCGCACCTCCTCGAGCCCGAGCAGCTCGAAGAACGCCACCGTCGCTTGCGGATCGGTCACGCGGATCATGGTGTGGAGATAGCGCATGGGAAGTCCTTGTGGTCGTTCGCCCGCGAGATAGGTTCTTCGCCTTCCCAAAACCACCCGTCACCCAGGCCGGGTGACGACCTACCGCGCCTCGCCGCCGAACTGGGCCAGCGCCTTGCGCGCCGACTCCGCCGCCGGGCTCCCCGGCGCCAGCGTCAGCACCTGTCCCCACGCCGCTCGCGCCCCAGCCTCGTCCCCCTTCAGCGCCGCGATGTTACCCGCCTCGAGCTGGATCTGCGCGTCATCCCCGGCGCGCTTGAGCGCCTCGTCGATATCCGTCTTCGCCCGCACCAGGTCCCCCTGCCGCCGCGCGAGGGTTGCCGAGAGCAGCCACGCCAGCGGATCGCCGTTGGCATCGGCCAGCGCGCGATCGAGATCGCCCCGCGCGCCCTCCATGTCGCCCGCCGCGACCAGCACGCGCGCGCGGTCGAGCCGTGCCTCGCCGAGCGCCAGCCCGGTCAGATGCCCGCTCGCCAGCGCTGCATCGAGCGCGGCGCGCGCCTTGGCCTGCTCGCCCGCCGCCAGCCAGGCATTGCCTGCCTGCGCCCAGTAATTGGCCGAGCGCACGTCGTGCGCAGTCTCGGCATCGCGCGCCGCCTCCTCGAATGCAGCCGCTGCCGAAGGCCAGCGCTTCTGGTTGGCATAGGCCACCCCAAGGCATTGTCGCGCCAACATCCCGCCGCCCTCGACGCGCCATTTCGACGCCTCGGTCACGCCCTGCGAGGGGTCGCCGGTCGCCAGGTCCATGCACGCGGCATAGCGCGGCGGCTCCTGCCCGGGCGCGGGTGCCGCGGCGGTCGCGGCCTGGAGAATCAGGAAGAAGAACATAGCGAAACAACGTCCTCGACAGACCGGAGGATCAGCGCGAGGTCCTGGTCGCGCGACAGCCGGTGATCGCCGTCCTTGACCAGCACCGTCCGCACTGCATCTGAACGGAAAAGCTCGGCGAGCCGCACCGCGCGCTCCCACGGCACTTCCTGGTCGCGCTGTCCCTGGAGCAGCCGCACCGGCCCGTCGAACGCCACCGGCCCGATCATCATCCGGTTGGCCTCTCCCGACGCCCAGAAGCCGCGCGTCGTCACCGTCGGCACATCGCCATAGTCGTTGGGCTGCTCGATCCGGCCGTGTTGGAGGATCGTCAATTTGTCGGCCTGGCTAAACCCCCAGTCGGTGAAGTCGGGCGCCGCCGCGATCCCGACCATCCCGGCAACCAGCCCCGGCCGCGCCTTGGCGACCATCAACATGATCCACCCGCCCATCGACGATCCGACCAGCACCACCGGTCCTTCGACCACCGCGTCGATCACCCGCAGCGCGTCATCGCGCCACAGTGCCAAGGTCTGGTCCTCGAATTCGCCTTCGCTCTCGCCGCACCCGGCATAATCGAAGCGGAGGAACGCGCGGCCATTGGTATGGGCCCATTGCTCGAGCGCCAGCGCCTTGGTGCCGTTCATGTCCGAGGCATAGCCGCACAGAAAGACGATCGTCGGCCCGGTGCCGCGAGTATGGCGATAGGCGAGCTTGGGCCGTTCGGCGGTATCGGTCATGCGGAGGGATTAGGGACGCTGATCGGCGAAGGGAAGCTCAGAACCCCAGCCGGCTTCCCTTCCACTTGCCCGAGCCCGCCCCGCAAATTCCCTTCAGTGCCTGCCACTGCGCCGCATCGAGCACCGGCGTGGTCGCCGCCTTCCCCGCGCTTGCCGCGAAGCGCTGCTCGCGCTCGGACGACATCGGGTGGCTCGCCATATAGGTGAGCAGCGCATCGGCACCCTTCACCTTGACCTCGCTCTTCGCCAGCTTGCTGAAGAACGCCGCGGTCGGCCGGGGCGAGACCTGCGCGGTGCGCAGCGCGTCGATCGCGAAGCCATCGGCCCGCGCCTCGGCGCCGCGCGAATAGCTCGCCGAGAGCAGCGCATTGGTATAGCCGCCGACATTGCCATCGAGCCCGCCTAGCACCACGCTCAGCCCCAATTGCCGCACCAGCGATTCGAGCACGTCGCGATTCTCGACATGCCCCAGCTCGTGCGCCAGCACCCCGGCAACCTCGTCGGGCGACGATGCCTGCTGGAGCAGCCCGCTGAACAGCACGACATGCCCGCCCGGCAGCGTGACGGCATTGACCATCGGCACATCGACCACGCGCAGGTCGACCCCGTCGCGCATCTGCATCCGCTCGGCCATCGCCTGCAGCGCCGCCACGCCTGCCGGATCGGTGCACGCACGCTCGCCGAAATCGCCGACCATCAGCGATCCCAGCCTTGCCTCGACCGAGCGGGGGATCAGCCGCGCGACCATCGACGGCACCGTCGCGATCCCCACGATGATGAGCGCCGAGACTGCGGCGAAAGCACCTACTGCGGGCCACAGCCCGATGCGGTCGATCACCCCGCCATAGCGCGCCGTCCCGGGCAATCGCGCCGCGACCGCCTCGGGCAGCGCCTCGGCGAAGGTCATGCTCCATCCCGGCCGCTTTTT
Coding sequences:
- a CDS encoding alpha/beta hydrolase is translated as MTDTAERPKLAYRHTRGTGPTIVFLCGYASDMNGTKALALEQWAHTNGRAFLRFDYAGCGESEGEFEDQTLALWRDDALRVIDAVVEGPVVLVGSSMGGWIMLMVAKARPGLVAGMVGIAAAPDFTDWGFSQADKLTILQHGRIEQPNDYGDVPTVTTRGFWASGEANRMMIGPVAFDGPVRLLQGQRDQEVPWERAVRLAELFRSDAVRTVLVKDGDHRLSRDQDLALILRSVEDVVSLCSSS
- a CDS encoding M48 family metallopeptidase — translated: MSAPSEAAVRVWHYDGNSGVRREPLLVPAGEDRFMLVDLGREDGPYAYADLVAQGAVDGHPRFGLKKRPGWSMTFAEALPEAVAARLPGTARYGGVIDRIGLWPAVGAFAAVSALIIVGIATVPSMVARLIPRSVEARLGSLMVGDFGERACTDPAGVAALQAMAERMQMRDGVDLRVVDVPMVNAVTLPGGHVVLFSGLLQQASSPDEVAGVLAHELGHVENRDVLESLVRQLGLSVVLGGLDGNVGGYTNALLSASYSRGAEARADGFAIDALRTAQVSPRPTAAFFSKLAKSEVKVKGADALLTYMASHPMSSEREQRFAASAGKAATTPVLDAAQWQALKGICGAGSGKWKGSRLGF
- a CDS encoding tetratricopeptide repeat protein; this encodes MFFFLILQAATAAAPAPGQEPPRYAACMDLATGDPSQGVTEASKWRVEGGGMLARQCLGVAYANQKRWPSAAAAFEEAARDAETAHDVRSANYWAQAGNAWLAAGEQAKARAALDAALASGHLTGLALGEARLDRARVLVAAGDMEGARGDLDRALADANGDPLAWLLSATLARRQGDLVRAKTDIDEALKRAGDDAQIQLEAGNIAALKGDEAGARAAWGQVLTLAPGSPAAESARKALAQFGGEAR